A stretch of Neomonachus schauinslandi unplaced genomic scaffold, ASM220157v2 HiC_scaffold_798, whole genome shotgun sequence DNA encodes these proteins:
- the LOC123323772 gene encoding zinc finger protein 345-like, whose amino-acid sequence CCCGAEDEEAPFAQSTSVGVSQTRMPKAAQSCRKTHPCEMCGPVLRGIFHLAAHQGKENSQKLLRCGACGKRFYFITDFRKHEKQHMGEKPLRSRVDRASVVKSWGFHGSGKPLTCGEVQKDFLSGSGHLQQEATHTGENPKEITQCRATLQSRKSHDTWGECKNAFGPKHTHIQDQGVHLGRQSFVCSECGKAFRYKSLFAIHQRYHIGKRHYEFGKYGKSLRQRSALNEHGKTHSGSRQYMCSKCGKSVGCNSVLIHPQGWHNGAKSYVCSGCAKPFIHRSVLITHRVRPGERFYKCCGCAKSFPSMSALCYHQRSHTDLRPYECSDCGKSFTTTSILRAHQRVHTAERPYECSECGKSFVRRYSLKVHIKVHSGERPYKCNECEKSFKWKSTLIKHQRIHTGERPYECSECGKSFICRTHLHYHHRIHTGERPYECSECGKSFIRRNILKSTLIKHQRIHTGERPYECSECGKSFATSSVLHSHQRVHTGERPYECSECGKSFTTRSVLRDHQRLHTGERPYECSECGKSFTANSALHYHQRVHTGERPYECSECGKSFVRRNSLSVHLKVHSGEKPYKCNECGKSLKCKSTFVEHQRIHTGDRPHECRDCGKSFATRSALRSHQRVHTGERPYECSDCGKSFTTTSHLRSHKRVHNSERPYECSECGKSFCRRNSLNVHIKVHSGERPYECSECGKSFFQRNTLNVHIKVHSGEKPYKCNECGKLLKYKSTFIQHQRIHTGERPYECSECGKSFFSYGALSYHHRVHTGKRH is encoded by the exons GTTGTTGCTGTGGAGCAGAGGATGAGGAGGCACCCTTTGCCCAGAGCACTTCTGTAGGCGTGTCACAGACCAGGATGCCCAAGGCAGCTCAGTCTTGCCGGAAGACCCACCCCTGTGAGATGTGTGGTCCAGTCTTGAGAGGCATTTTCCACTTGGCTGCGcaccagggaaaagaaaacagccaGAAACTGTTGAGGTGTGGGGCCTGTGGGAAACGATTTTATTTCATTACTGACTTCAGAAAACATGAGAAACAGCACATGGGAGAGAAACCCTTGAGAAGCCGTGTGGACAGGGCCTCTGTTGTGAAGAGCTGGGGATTCCATGGTTCAGGAAAGCCCCTTACCTGTGGAGAAGTTCAAAAGGACTTCCTGTCTGGCTCGGGGCATCTGCAGCAAGAGGCCACTCATACTGGGGAGAATCCAAAGGAAATCACCCAGTGCAGGGCAACTTTACAAAGCAGAAAAAGTCATGACACCTGGGGAGAATGCAAAAACGCCTTTGgtcccaaacacacacatattcagGACCAGGGTGTCCACCTTGGAAGACAGTCCTTTGTGTGCAGTGAATGCGGGAAAGCATTCAGGTACAAATCCTTATTTGCCATACACCAGAGATACCATATTGGAAAAAGACATTATGAGTTTGGCAAATATGGAAAATCACTTAGGCAAAGGTCAGCCCTGAATGAACATGGTAAAACTCACAGTGGATCCAGGCAATACATGTGCAGCAAATGTGGGAAATCCGTAGGCTGCAACTCTGTCCTCATTCATCCCCAGGGATGGCACAATGGAGCGAAGAGTTATGTTTGCAGTGGATGTGCAAAACCTTTTATCCATAGATCAGTGTTGATTACTCATAGGGTTCGCCCTGGAGAAAGGTTTTATAAATGTTGtggctgtgcaaaatcttttccCTCTATGTCTGCCCTTTGTTATCATCAGAGATCTCACACAGACTTAAGACCGTATGAGTGCAGTGATTGTGGGAAATCTTTTACCACTACTTCTATCCTCCGTGCTCACCAGAGAGTTCACACTGCAGAAAGGCCCtatgagtgcagtgaatgtggcaaGTCCTTTGTCCGAAGGTATAGTCTCAAAGTACACATAAAGGTTCACTCAGGTGAAAGGCCTTATAAGTGTAATGAATGTGAGAAATCTTTTAAGTGGAAGTCCACATTGATTAAacaccagagaattcacactggagaaaggccttatgagtgcagtGAATGCGGGAAATCTTTTATCTGTAGGACTCACCTCCATTATCATCAcagaattcacactggagaaaggccttatgagtgcagtgaatgtggcaaGTCCTTTATCCGAAGAAATATCCTCAAA TCAACACTGATTAAacaccagagaattcacacaggagaaaGGCCTTAcgagtgcagtgaatgtgggaaatcttttgcCACTAGTTCTGTGCTTCATTCTCAccagagagttcacactggagaaaggccttatgaatgcagtgaatgtgggaaatcttttaccACGAGGTCTGTCCTCCGTGATCACCAGAGACTTCAtactggagaaaggccttatgagtgcagtgaatgtgggaaatcttttaccGCTAATTCGGCCCTCCATTATCAccagagagttcacactggagagagACCTTATGAGTGCAGTGAGTGTGGCAAGTCCTTTGTCCGAAGAAATAGCCTGAGTGTGCACCTAAAGGTTCACTCAGGTGAAAAGCCTTATaagtgtaatgaatgtgggaaatcatTGAAATGTAAGTCAACATTCGTTGAacaccagagaattcacacaggagaCCGGCCTCATGAGTGCCGTGATTGTGGGAAATCTTTTGCTACTAGATCTGCCCTTCGTTCTCAccagagagttcacactggagaacGGCCTTATGAATGCAGTGACTGTGGGAAGTCTTTTACCACTACTTCTCACCTTCGTTCTCACAAGAGAGTTCACAATAGTGAAAGGCCTtatgaatgcagtgaatgtggcAAGTCCTTTTGCCGAAGGAATAGTCTCAATGTACACATCAAGGTTCACTCGGGTGAAAG gccttatgagtgcagtgaatgtggcaaGTCCTTCTTCCAAAGAAATACCCTGAATGTACACATAAAGGTTCACTCAGGTGAAAAGCCTTATaagtgtaatgaatgtgggaaattgTTGAAGTACAAGTCGACATTCATTCAACACCAGAGAATTCACACcggagaaaggccttatgagtgcagtgaatgtgggaaatcttttttCAGTTATGGTGCTCTCAGTTACCATCACAGAGTTCACACTGGAAAAAGACATTAG